One Pseudomonas sp. AN-1 genomic region harbors:
- a CDS encoding F0F1 ATP synthase subunit I → MNFRNKTPLHRLAVFPLLLTQLAVALVAAAVGGLWKGPVAGYSTLLGGMIAFLPNLYFTYKAFRYFGARSVKAIVQSFWSGEMGKLFLTAALFALVFAGVERLNVAALFAGYALVLGTSACALLLVKGFPKH, encoded by the coding sequence GTGAACTTTCGCAACAAAACCCCCCTGCACCGCCTCGCGGTGTTTCCGCTGCTGCTGACCCAGCTGGCGGTGGCCCTGGTGGCTGCCGCGGTGGGAGGACTGTGGAAGGGACCGGTCGCCGGATACTCCACGCTGCTTGGCGGCATGATCGCGTTTCTGCCGAACCTGTACTTCACGTACAAGGCCTTCCGCTACTTCGGAGCGCGTTCGGTGAAGGCCATCGTCCAGTCCTTCTGGTCGGGCGAGATGGGCAAACTGTTTCTGACGGCAGCGTTGTTTGCGCTGGTGTTTGCAGGAGTGGAGCGGTTGAACGTGGCGGCGCTGTTTGCCGGCTACGCTCTGGTGCTGGGCACCTCCGCGTGTGCGCTCCTGCTGGTGAAGGGCTTTCCGAAGCATTAG
- the atpB gene encoding F0F1 ATP synthase subunit A: protein MANTPAEYIQHHLQNLVFGSHPVNGWSFAKTPEEVKAMGFWAVHVDTLGWSVLMGLVFLFLFSRVAKRANAGVPTGLQNLVEMCIEFVEGVVKDTFHGRNPVIAPLALTIFVWVFLMNSLKWIPVDYIPGLAHLMGVPYFKIVPTADPNGTFGLSLGVFILILFYSVKVKGFGGFTKELAFTPFNHWSLVPFNLFLEILGLLTKPLSLALRLFGNMYAGEVVFILIALLPFWAQWALNVPWAIFHILVIPLQAFIFMVLTVVYLSAAHEDHH from the coding sequence ATGGCTAACACACCGGCTGAATACATTCAGCACCACCTGCAGAACCTGGTCTTCGGCTCCCATCCGGTCAACGGCTGGAGCTTTGCCAAGACTCCCGAAGAAGTGAAGGCAATGGGCTTCTGGGCCGTCCACGTCGATACCCTCGGCTGGTCGGTACTGATGGGCCTGGTATTCCTGTTCCTGTTCAGCCGTGTCGCCAAGCGTGCCAACGCCGGCGTGCCAACCGGCCTGCAGAACCTGGTGGAAATGTGCATCGAGTTCGTCGAAGGTGTGGTCAAGGACACCTTCCACGGCCGCAACCCGGTGATCGCCCCGTTGGCACTGACCATCTTCGTCTGGGTGTTCCTGATGAACAGCCTGAAGTGGATCCCGGTCGACTACATCCCGGGCCTGGCGCACCTGATGGGCGTGCCCTACTTCAAGATCGTGCCGACCGCCGACCCCAACGGCACCTTCGGCCTGTCCCTCGGCGTGTTCATCCTGATCCTGTTCTACAGCGTCAAGGTCAAGGGTTTCGGCGGCTTCACCAAGGAGCTGGCGTTCACCCCGTTCAACCACTGGTCGCTGGTCCCGTTCAACCTGTTCCTCGAGATCCTCGGCCTGCTGACCAAGCCGCTGAGTCTCGCCCTGCGTCTGTTCGGCAACATGTACGCCGGTGAGGTGGTGTTCATCCTCATCGCCCTGCTGCCGTTCTGGGCACAGTGGGCCCTGAATGTGCCCTGGGCGATCTTCCACATCCTGGTGATCCCGCTGCAGGCCTTCATCTTCATGGTGCTGACAGTGGTGTATCTGAGCGCCGCCCACGAAGACCACCACTGA
- the atpE gene encoding F0F1 ATP synthase subunit C, which translates to MELVYIAAAIMIGLGALGTGIGFALLGGKLLESTARQPELGAQLQTKTFLMAGLLDAVPMIGVGIAMYLIFVVAG; encoded by the coding sequence ATGGAACTCGTCTACATCGCCGCCGCCATCATGATCGGTCTGGGTGCTCTGGGCACCGGCATCGGCTTCGCCCTGCTGGGCGGCAAGCTGCTGGAATCCACCGCCCGTCAGCCGGAGCTGGGCGCCCAGCTGCAAACCAAGACCTTCCTGATGGCCGGTCTGCTCGACGCCGTGCCGATGATCGGCGTCGGTATCGCGATGTACCTCATCTTCGTTGTTGCCGGCTAA
- a CDS encoding F0F1 ATP synthase subunit B, whose translation MNINLTLFGQTIAFAIFVWFTMKFVWPPITAAMQARQKKIAEGLDAAGRAQRDLQLAQEKAAQTLRETKEQAAEILDKANKTANAIVEEAKQQARGEGERLLASAKAEIEVEVNRAKDQLRAQVAALAVAGAEKILESSVDTKAHNDLVAKLASQL comes from the coding sequence GTGAACATTAACTTGACGCTGTTCGGTCAAACGATTGCCTTCGCTATTTTCGTCTGGTTCACCATGAAGTTTGTGTGGCCGCCGATCACCGCCGCCATGCAAGCCCGCCAGAAGAAAATTGCCGAAGGTCTGGATGCCGCCGGCCGTGCCCAGCGCGACCTGCAACTGGCCCAGGAAAAAGCTGCCCAGACGCTCCGTGAAACCAAGGAGCAGGCTGCCGAGATTCTCGACAAGGCGAACAAGACCGCCAACGCGATCGTCGAGGAAGCCAAGCAGCAGGCCCGTGGCGAAGGCGAGCGTCTGCTTGCCAGTGCCAAGGCCGAAATCGAGGTTGAAGTGAATCGCGCCAAGGATCAGCTGCGCGCCCAGGTTGCGGCCCTCGCCGTCGCCGGTGCCGAGAAGATCCTGGAGTCCTCCGTGGACACCAAGGCACACAACGATCTGGTCGCAAAACTGGCCTCCCAACTCTAA
- a CDS encoding F0F1 ATP synthase subunit delta, whose protein sequence is MATINTLARPYAKAAFEFASAAKQSDAWSNMLALSAAFVESPEVIAQLRNPALTRDRKAEVLVQLCAERIDESFRNFVVALGENDRLELLPTVRDQFEMLKAEAERSIDVEVETAHELSAEQLQTLAAALSKRLDRTVQPTPVVNPALIGGLIIRAGDLVIDGSVRGKLNQLAEALKS, encoded by the coding sequence ATGGCAACTATCAATACGCTTGCTCGGCCTTATGCGAAAGCCGCCTTCGAGTTCGCTTCCGCAGCCAAACAAAGCGATGCCTGGTCGAACATGCTGGCGCTGAGCGCGGCCTTCGTGGAGTCCCCCGAAGTCATCGCCCAGCTGCGCAATCCGGCCCTGACCCGCGACCGCAAGGCCGAGGTTCTGGTTCAGCTGTGCGCTGAACGCATCGACGAGTCGTTCCGCAACTTCGTGGTGGCGCTGGGCGAAAACGATCGCCTGGAACTGCTGCCGACCGTGCGCGACCAGTTCGAGATGCTGAAGGCGGAAGCCGAGCGTTCGATCGACGTCGAGGTCGAGACGGCTCACGAACTGAGCGCCGAACAACTCCAAACTCTGGCTGCCGCCTTGTCGAAGCGGCTAGATCGCACCGTCCAGCCTACCCCGGTCGTCAATCCCGCCCTTATCGGCGGTTTGATCATTCGTGCGGGTGACCTGGTTATCGACGGTTCGGTCCGCGGCAAACTGAACCAGTTGGCCGAAGCGTTGAAATCCTGA
- the atpA gene encoding F0F1 ATP synthase subunit alpha, with product MQQLNPSEISEIIKQRIAKLDVSAQARNEGTVVSVSDGIVRIFGLADVMYGEMIEFPGGVYGMALNLEQDSVGAVILGSYLDLKEGMSAKCTGRILEVPVGPELLGRVVDALGNPIDGKGPINAKETDAVEKVAPGVIWRKSVDQPVQTGYKSVDAMIPVGRGQRELIIGDRQIGKTAMAIDAIINQKNSGIRCVYVAIGQKQSTIANVVRKLEEHGALANTIVVAASASESAALQYLAPYSGCTMGEYFRDRGEDALIVYDDLSKQAVAYRQISLLLRRPPGREAYPGDVFYLHSRLLERASRVSEEYVEQFTKGAVKGQTGSLTALPIIETQAGDVSAFVPTNVISITDGQIFLESAMFNSGIRPAVNAGISVSRVGGAAQTKIIKKLSGGIRTALAQYRELAAFAQFASDLDEATRKQLEHGQRVTELMKQKQYAPMSIADMSVSLYAAERGFLADVDVKKVGAFEQALIAFFNRDYADLMAKINVKGDFNDEIDAGLKAGIEKFKATQSW from the coding sequence ATGCAGCAACTGAATCCTTCCGAAATTAGCGAAATCATCAAGCAGCGTATCGCCAAGCTTGATGTGTCCGCTCAGGCCCGTAACGAAGGCACCGTCGTCAGCGTTTCCGACGGCATCGTGCGCATCTTCGGCCTGGCCGACGTGATGTACGGCGAAATGATCGAGTTCCCGGGTGGCGTCTACGGTATGGCGCTGAACCTGGAGCAGGACTCCGTCGGCGCCGTGATCCTGGGCAGCTACCTGGATCTGAAAGAGGGCATGAGCGCCAAGTGCACCGGCCGCATCCTCGAAGTTCCGGTCGGTCCGGAACTGCTGGGTCGCGTGGTCGACGCACTGGGCAACCCGATCGATGGCAAGGGCCCGATCAACGCCAAGGAAACCGACGCGGTCGAGAAGGTCGCTCCGGGCGTGATCTGGCGTAAGTCGGTCGACCAGCCGGTGCAGACCGGCTACAAGTCGGTCGACGCCATGATCCCGGTCGGCCGTGGCCAGCGCGAGCTGATCATCGGCGACCGCCAGATCGGCAAGACCGCGATGGCCATCGACGCCATCATCAACCAGAAGAACAGCGGCATCCGCTGCGTCTACGTGGCCATCGGTCAGAAGCAGTCGACCATCGCCAACGTGGTGCGCAAGCTGGAAGAGCACGGCGCCCTGGCCAACACCATCGTGGTGGCTGCCAGCGCTTCCGAATCCGCTGCCCTGCAGTACCTGGCGCCGTACTCCGGCTGCACCATGGGCGAATACTTCCGCGACCGCGGTGAAGACGCCCTGATCGTGTACGATGACCTGTCCAAGCAGGCCGTCGCCTACCGCCAGATCTCCCTGCTGCTGCGCCGTCCGCCGGGCCGCGAAGCCTATCCGGGCGACGTGTTCTACCTCCACAGCCGCCTGCTGGAGCGCGCTTCCCGCGTTTCCGAAGAGTACGTGGAGCAGTTCACCAAGGGCGCCGTGAAGGGCCAGACCGGTTCGCTGACCGCGCTGCCGATCATCGAGACCCAGGCCGGCGACGTCTCCGCGTTCGTTCCGACCAACGTGATCTCGATCACCGACGGCCAGATCTTCCTGGAATCCGCCATGTTCAACTCGGGTATCCGTCCGGCCGTCAACGCCGGTATCTCGGTATCCCGCGTCGGTGGCGCAGCCCAGACCAAGATCATCAAGAAGCTGTCCGGCGGCATCCGTACCGCGCTGGCCCAGTACCGTGAACTGGCGGCCTTCGCCCAGTTCGCCTCGGACCTCGACGAAGCGACCCGCAAGCAGCTCGAGCATGGTCAGCGCGTCACCGAGCTGATGAAGCAGAAGCAGTACGCGCCGATGTCCATCGCCGACATGTCGGTGTCCCTGTACGCTGCCGAGCGTGGCTTCCTGGCCGACGTCGACGTGAAGAAAGTCGGCGCCTTCGAGCAGGCCCTGATCGCCTTCTTCAACCGCGACTACGCCGACCTGATGGCGAAGATCAACGTGAAGGGCGACTTCAACGACGAAATCGACGCAGGCCTGAAGGCCGGCATCGAGAAGTTCAAGGCCACTCAGAGCTGGTAA
- the atpG gene encoding F0F1 ATP synthase subunit gamma, whose amino-acid sequence MAGAKEIRSKIASIKSTQKITSAMEKVAVSKMRKAQQRMAASRPYAVRIREVIGHLAKANPEYRHAFMVERPVKRVGYILVSSDRGLCGGLNINLFKALIKNMKDWRDAGVEAEFCVIGSKGASFFRSYGGNVVAAISHLGEAPSVNDLIGSVKVMLDRFNEGSLDRLYLASNKFVNTMTQKPVVEQLLPLAPATEADDGAKQGLWDYLYEPDAQQLLDALLVRYVESQVYQSLVENNACEQAARMIAMKNATDNAGQLIKDLQLIYNKARQAAITQEISEIVGGAAAV is encoded by the coding sequence ATGGCAGGCGCAAAAGAGATTCGCAGCAAGATTGCGAGCATCAAGAGCACGCAGAAGATCACCAGCGCCATGGAAAAAGTGGCGGTCAGCAAGATGCGCAAGGCTCAGCAGCGCATGGCTGCCAGCCGTCCCTACGCGGTGCGCATCCGCGAGGTGATCGGTCACCTGGCCAAGGCCAACCCGGAATACCGCCACGCCTTCATGGTGGAGCGTCCGGTCAAGCGTGTCGGCTACATCCTGGTGTCGAGCGACCGTGGTCTGTGCGGCGGCCTGAACATCAACCTGTTCAAGGCCCTGATCAAAAACATGAAGGACTGGCGCGATGCCGGCGTTGAGGCAGAGTTCTGCGTCATCGGCAGCAAGGGTGCCAGCTTCTTCCGCAGCTACGGCGGCAACGTGGTCGCTGCGATCAGCCACCTGGGCGAAGCGCCGTCGGTCAACGACCTGATCGGCAGCGTCAAGGTCATGCTGGATCGGTTCAACGAAGGCTCGCTGGATCGCCTGTACCTGGCGTCCAACAAGTTCGTGAACACCATGACCCAGAAGCCGGTGGTTGAACAATTGCTGCCCCTGGCTCCCGCTACCGAGGCCGACGACGGCGCGAAGCAGGGCCTGTGGGATTACCTGTACGAACCCGACGCCCAGCAACTGCTGGATGCCCTGCTGGTTCGCTATGTCGAATCGCAGGTGTATCAGTCCCTGGTCGAGAACAACGCCTGCGAGCAGGCTGCGCGCATGATCGCCATGAAGAATGCCACCGACAACGCCGGTCAGCTGATCAAGGATCTGCAGCTGATCTACAACAAGGCGCGTCAGGCTGCGATCACGCAAGAGATCTCGGAAATCGTCGGCGGCGCTGCCGCGGTTTAA
- the atpD gene encoding F0F1 ATP synthase subunit beta — protein MSSGRIVQIIGAVIDVEFPRDQVPNVYDALKVEGAATTLEVQQQLGDGVVRSIAMGSTEGLKRGLTVSNTGAGISVPVGKATLGRIMDVLGNPIDEAGPIGEEERWTIHRAAPSYAEQAGGNELLETGIKVIDLVCPFAKGGKVGLFGGAGVGKTVNMMELIRNIAMEHSGYSVFAGVGERTREGNDFYHEMKDSNVLDKVALVYGQMNEPPGNRLRVALTGLTMAEKFRDEGRDVLLFVDNIYRYTLAGTEVSALLGRMPSAVGYQPTLAEEMGVLQERITSTKNGSITSVQAVYVPADDLTDPSPATTFAHLDATVVLSRDIASLGIYPAVDPLDSTSRQLDPLVIGQEHYDTARGVQYVLQRYKELKDIIAILGMDELSEADKQLVSRARKIQRFLSQPFFVAEVFTGSPGKYVSLKETIRGFAGILNGDFDHLPEQAFYMVGGIDEAIEKAKKL, from the coding sequence ATGAGTAGCGGACGTATCGTTCAAATCATCGGCGCCGTTATCGACGTGGAATTCCCGCGCGATCAGGTGCCGAACGTCTATGACGCGCTGAAAGTCGAAGGCGCGGCCACCACCCTGGAAGTCCAGCAGCAGCTGGGCGACGGCGTGGTTCGTTCCATTGCGATGGGTTCCACCGAAGGCCTCAAGCGTGGTCTGACCGTGAGCAACACCGGCGCCGGCATCTCCGTGCCGGTCGGCAAGGCCACCCTCGGCCGCATCATGGACGTGCTGGGCAACCCGATCGACGAGGCGGGCCCCATCGGCGAGGAAGAGCGCTGGACCATCCACCGCGCTGCCCCGTCCTACGCGGAGCAGGCCGGCGGCAACGAGCTGCTGGAAACCGGCATCAAGGTGATCGACCTGGTCTGCCCGTTCGCCAAGGGCGGCAAGGTCGGCCTGTTCGGTGGTGCCGGCGTGGGCAAGACCGTGAACATGATGGAGCTGATCCGCAACATCGCCATGGAGCACAGCGGTTACTCCGTGTTCGCCGGCGTGGGTGAGCGTACTCGTGAAGGTAACGACTTCTATCACGAGATGAAGGACTCCAACGTTCTGGACAAGGTGGCCCTGGTCTACGGCCAGATGAACGAGCCGCCGGGCAACCGTCTGCGCGTCGCCCTGACCGGCCTGACCATGGCCGAGAAGTTCCGTGACGAAGGCCGCGACGTTCTGCTGTTCGTCGACAACATCTACCGCTACACCCTGGCCGGTACCGAAGTGTCCGCGCTGCTGGGTCGTATGCCGTCCGCGGTGGGTTACCAGCCGACCCTGGCCGAGGAAATGGGCGTTCTGCAGGAGCGCATCACCTCCACCAAGAACGGCTCGATCACCTCGGTGCAGGCCGTCTACGTTCCCGCGGACGACCTGACCGACCCGAGCCCGGCGACCACCTTCGCCCACCTCGACGCCACCGTGGTACTGTCCCGCGACATCGCCTCGCTGGGTATCTACCCGGCCGTCGATCCGCTGGACTCCACCTCCCGTCAGCTGGATCCGCTGGTGATCGGCCAGGAGCACTACGACACCGCTCGCGGCGTGCAGTACGTGCTGCAGCGCTACAAGGAGCTGAAGGACATCATCGCGATCCTCGGCATGGACGAACTGTCCGAAGCCGACAAGCAGCTGGTGTCCCGCGCCCGTAAGATCCAGCGCTTCCTGTCCCAGCCGTTCTTCGTGGCCGAAGTCTTCACCGGCTCGCCGGGCAAGTACGTGTCGCTGAAGGAAACCATTCGCGGCTTCGCCGGCATCCTCAATGGCGACTTCGACCACCTGCCGGAGCAGGCGTTCTACATGGTCGGCGGCATCGACGAAGCCATCGAGAAAGCCAAGAAACTGTAA
- a CDS encoding F0F1 ATP synthase subunit epsilon — MAMTVHCDIVSAEEELFSGLVEMVVAHGHMGDVGILPGHAPLLTDLKPGPVRVIKQGGAQEVYYISGGFLEVQPSMVKVLADTAIRAADLDEAAALEAQKAAEKALSEKGAEFDYSTASARLAEAAAQLRTIQELRKKFGGPMH, encoded by the coding sequence ATGGCTATGACAGTCCACTGCGACATCGTCAGCGCGGAAGAAGAGCTGTTCTCGGGGCTGGTGGAAATGGTCGTCGCCCATGGTCACATGGGCGATGTGGGTATTCTGCCGGGCCACGCCCCGCTGCTGACCGATCTCAAGCCGGGTCCGGTGCGCGTGATCAAGCAGGGTGGCGCGCAGGAGGTGTACTACATCTCCGGCGGTTTCCTCGAAGTGCAGCCGAGCATGGTGAAGGTCCTGGCCGACACCGCGATCCGCGCTGCCGACCTCGACGAGGCTGCGGCTCTCGAAGCCCAGAAGGCTGCCGAGAAGGCGCTCAGCGAGAAGGGTGCCGAGTTCGACTACTCGACCGCTTCCGCACGTCTGGCCGAGGCTGCTGCGCAGCTGCGGACCATTCAGGAACTGCGCAAGAAGTTCGGTGGCCCGATGCACTGA
- the glmU gene encoding bifunctional UDP-N-acetylglucosamine diphosphorylase/glucosamine-1-phosphate N-acetyltransferase GlmU → MSLEIVILAAGQGTRMRSALPKVLHPVAGKPMLGHVIDTARALQPQRIHVVIGHGAEAVRERLAAADLNFVLQEQQLGTGHAVAQALPFIDAEQVLVLYGDVPLIEAPTLERLLAHAGAEQLALLTVELADPTGYGRILRDAEGRVTAIVEQKDANAEQRAIREGNTGILAMPGARMAEWMGRLSNSNAQGEYYLTDVIAMAVADGLGVATAQPEDAMEVQGANDRRQLAELERHYQQRAARRLMAQGVTLLDPARFDVRGEVTVGRDVVIDINVILEGRVVIEDGVEIGPNCVIRNSTLRRGAIVKANSHLDGAELGEGADCGPFARLRPGSVLGAGAHVGNFVELKNAVMGEGAKAGHLAYLGDAEIGAQSNIGAGTITCNYDGANKHRTVIGVDAFIGTNNSLVAPVTIGDGATTAAGSVITSEVPASTLAVGRARQRNIDGWQRPVKKPKS, encoded by the coding sequence ATGAGTCTGGAAATCGTCATCCTCGCTGCCGGCCAGGGCACCCGCATGCGCTCGGCACTGCCCAAGGTGCTGCATCCGGTGGCCGGCAAGCCGATGCTCGGCCACGTCATCGATACCGCGCGCGCCCTGCAGCCGCAGCGCATCCACGTGGTGATCGGCCACGGCGCCGAAGCGGTGCGCGAGCGTCTGGCCGCCGCCGACCTGAACTTCGTCCTGCAGGAGCAGCAGCTCGGCACCGGTCATGCCGTGGCCCAGGCCCTGCCGTTCATCGACGCCGAGCAGGTGCTGGTGCTCTACGGCGACGTGCCGCTGATCGAGGCGCCGACCCTCGAGCGCCTGCTGGCCCACGCCGGCGCCGAACAGTTGGCCCTGCTCACCGTCGAGCTGGCCGATCCCACCGGCTACGGGCGCATCCTCCGCGACGCCGAGGGCCGGGTGACCGCCATCGTCGAGCAGAAGGACGCCAATGCCGAGCAGCGCGCCATCCGCGAGGGCAACACCGGCATCCTCGCCATGCCCGGCGCGCGCATGGCCGAGTGGATGGGCCGCCTGTCCAACAGCAACGCCCAGGGCGAGTACTACCTGACCGACGTGATCGCCATGGCGGTGGCCGACGGCCTGGGCGTGGCCACCGCGCAGCCGGAGGACGCCATGGAGGTGCAGGGCGCCAACGACCGCCGCCAGCTCGCCGAGCTGGAGCGCCACTACCAGCAGCGCGCCGCCCGCCGGCTGATGGCCCAGGGCGTGACCCTGCTCGATCCGGCGCGCTTCGATGTGCGCGGCGAGGTGACGGTCGGCCGCGACGTGGTCATCGACATCAACGTGATCCTCGAGGGCCGGGTGGTCATCGAGGATGGTGTCGAGATCGGCCCCAACTGCGTGATCCGCAACAGCACCCTGCGCCGTGGCGCCATCGTCAAGGCCAACAGCCACCTGGACGGCGCCGAACTGGGCGAGGGCGCCGACTGCGGGCCGTTCGCCCGCCTGCGCCCGGGCAGCGTGCTGGGCGCCGGGGCGCACGTCGGCAACTTCGTCGAGCTGAAGAACGCGGTGATGGGCGAGGGCGCCAAGGCCGGCCACCTGGCCTACCTGGGCGATGCCGAGATCGGCGCGCAGAGCAACATCGGCGCCGGCACCATCACCTGCAACTACGACGGCGCCAACAAGCACCGCACGGTGATCGGCGTGGATGCCTTCATCGGCACCAACAACTCGCTGGTGGCGCCGGTGACCATCGGCGACGGCGCCACCACCGCCGCCGGCTCGGTGATCACCAGCGAGGTGCCGGCCAGCACCCTGGCGGTCGGCCGCGCGCGCCAGCGCAACATCGACGGCTGGCAGCGCCCGGTGAAGAAGCCCAAGAGCTGA
- a CDS encoding DeoR family transcriptional regulator, which translates to MSKRNTPQRRHAILALLAEQGEVHVEALARHFQTSEVTIRKDLAALENNGLLLRRYGGAVPVPHELVIEHAQSVSPHKQAIARAAAACIREHARIIIDSGSTTAALIPELDRRPGLVVMTNSLSVANALRELEQEPVLLMTGGTWDPHSESFQGQVAEQVLRSYDFDQLFIGADGLDLARGTTTFNELLGLSRVMAEVAREVIVMLEADKVGRRMPNLELPWSSIHTLITDERLEPAAREQIQARGIRLICAAVPSR; encoded by the coding sequence ATGTCCAAGCGCAACACCCCGCAGCGCCGTCACGCCATCCTCGCCCTGCTCGCCGAGCAGGGCGAGGTCCATGTCGAGGCCCTGGCCCGCCATTTCCAGACCTCGGAAGTGACCATCCGCAAGGATCTGGCCGCGCTGGAGAACAACGGCCTGCTGCTGCGCCGCTACGGCGGTGCGGTGCCGGTGCCCCACGAGCTGGTGATCGAGCACGCCCAGAGCGTGTCGCCGCACAAGCAGGCCATCGCCCGCGCCGCGGCCGCCTGCATCCGCGAGCATGCGCGGATCATCATCGACAGCGGCAGCACCACCGCGGCGCTGATCCCCGAGCTGGACCGCCGCCCCGGGCTGGTGGTGATGACCAACTCGCTGAGCGTGGCCAACGCCCTGCGCGAGCTGGAGCAGGAGCCGGTGCTGCTGATGACCGGCGGCACCTGGGATCCGCATTCCGAGTCGTTCCAGGGCCAGGTCGCCGAGCAGGTGCTGCGCTCCTACGACTTCGACCAGCTGTTCATCGGCGCCGACGGCCTCGACCTGGCGCGCGGCACCACCACCTTCAACGAGCTGCTCGGCCTGTCGAGGGTGATGGCCGAGGTGGCGCGCGAGGTGATCGTCATGCTCGAGGCCGACAAGGTCGGCCGGCGCATGCCCAATCTGGAGCTGCCGTGGAGCAGCATCCACACCCTGATTACCGACGAGCGCCTCGAGCCCGCGGCGCGCGAACAGATCCAGGCGCGCGGCATCCGGCTGATCTGCGCCGCCGTCCCCAGCCGATAG